In Sedimenticola thiotaurini, the following proteins share a genomic window:
- a CDS encoding type 1 glutamine amidotransferase produces the protein MKPLLIISHVASSHPDYLCEYLEQRDLPYQRFCVESSDPLPDPEQIAGLALLGAPLSVNSDLAWIHQEIALVRHCVERAIPVLGICFGSQLISKAFGGLVFTAPAMQIGWHPVTTTQQCQELFVDLSMPEQFTAFEWHEETFTLPNGAIPMFSGGCIGNQGFLYKSCLAVQFHPEVTDQIVRDWVAQFETCVEKPTICRQDRDAILQDLPQKLAAMRQISDKLFDWWVSQSVTGA, from the coding sequence ATGAAACCGTTGCTCATCATCAGTCACGTCGCCAGTAGTCATCCCGACTACCTGTGTGAGTATCTGGAACAGCGCGACCTCCCCTATCAACGCTTCTGTGTGGAATCGAGCGACCCCCTGCCCGATCCCGAGCAGATTGCCGGCCTGGCGCTCCTGGGTGCACCGCTGAGCGTGAACAGTGATCTGGCGTGGATCCACCAAGAGATAGCGTTGGTACGCCACTGTGTGGAGCGAGCCATTCCGGTACTCGGTATCTGTTTTGGCAGTCAGTTGATCAGCAAGGCATTTGGCGGCTTGGTATTTACCGCCCCGGCCATGCAGATCGGCTGGCACCCGGTGACAACCACTCAACAGTGCCAGGAACTCTTTGTCGATCTCTCCATGCCGGAACAGTTCACCGCCTTCGAGTGGCATGAGGAGACCTTTACCCTGCCAAACGGCGCCATCCCGATGTTTAGCGGCGGCTGCATTGGCAACCAGGGGTTCCTCTATAAGAGCTGCCTGGCGGTGCAGTTTCATCCTGAAGTGACCGACCAGATCGTACGCGACTGGGTAGCTCAATTCGAAACCTGCGTCGAAAAGCCCACTATCTGCCGCCAGGACCGGGATGCCATCCTGCAGGATCTGCCGCAGAAACTGGCGGCCATGCGACAGATATCCGACAAGCTGTTCGACTGGTGGGTCAGCCAGTCTGTCACCGGGGCCTAA
- a CDS encoding metalloregulator ArsR/SmtB family transcription factor encodes MKISPHQLINAVHDQTRLRIIYLLNQYSELCVFDLVEGIDTNQPKVSRHLKVLRSAGIINNRRDGTWIYYRINPELPTWASRALNNLFDGCANYKPYTEDMQRLESILKRDY; translated from the coding sequence ATGAAAATTTCTCCGCACCAGTTGATTAACGCCGTCCATGATCAGACACGCCTGCGCATTATTTACCTGCTGAATCAGTACAGTGAGCTGTGTGTTTTTGATTTGGTGGAAGGTATCGACACCAACCAGCCAAAAGTCTCACGCCACCTGAAAGTGTTGCGAAGCGCAGGGATTATCAATAACAGACGGGATGGAACATGGATCTACTACCGTATAAATCCTGAGCTCCCCACCTGGGCCAGTCGCGCGTTGAACAACCTGTTTGATGGCTGCGCCAACTACAAGCCCTATACGGAAGATATGCAGCGCCTTGAAAGTATTCTAAAAAGAGATTACTGA
- a CDS encoding 4Fe-4S binding protein, which yields MNPLKNLSVIRKLVQLVTFVLLVYGSSLGTFYLADKISGALPALSCAYDMNGSDICVLIPFQHQMDHRLGTVISAGGDLLMGVMPTLISLGIFLLLFVFLNKAFCGWICPLGTFQEWIQILGQKLGLQRIESVDAAVVQKTRPVKWAILGLLVFGFPLLTGLGYVNHDLGDTFCRICPSRILTTLANGDAGQLVVDSANTTTIVLSLLADFLFGLMIALALTVRQPFCRICPMLALHAVFRKLGLLRLVKQASPRCEKCGLCAKACPMDIREIHTEMVKSDVTFEDCTLCGRCVEFCPDKGVLQLKYAMFPLFRADPQYFKVRKKAQTQWEKNTLRLLWSKMKPGGVRDS from the coding sequence ATGAATCCGTTGAAAAACCTCTCTGTTATCCGAAAGCTGGTTCAGTTGGTTACCTTTGTGCTGCTGGTTTATGGCAGCAGCCTGGGCACTTTCTACCTGGCGGATAAAATCAGCGGTGCCTTGCCGGCACTGAGTTGTGCTTACGATATGAACGGTTCGGATATCTGTGTGTTGATCCCGTTTCAACACCAGATGGATCATCGCCTCGGGACGGTGATCAGCGCGGGTGGCGATCTGCTGATGGGGGTGATGCCGACCCTGATCAGCCTGGGCATATTCCTGCTGCTGTTCGTGTTTTTGAACAAAGCGTTCTGCGGCTGGATCTGCCCCTTGGGTACCTTCCAGGAGTGGATCCAGATCCTGGGGCAGAAGTTGGGTCTGCAGCGGATCGAGTCGGTTGATGCCGCTGTGGTACAGAAGACCCGGCCGGTCAAATGGGCCATTCTGGGCCTGCTGGTATTTGGCTTCCCGCTGCTGACCGGTCTGGGTTACGTCAACCATGATCTGGGTGACACATTCTGCCGGATCTGCCCGAGCCGGATTCTCACCACCCTGGCCAATGGGGATGCCGGGCAACTGGTGGTGGATAGTGCCAATACCACCACCATTGTCCTGTCCCTTCTGGCGGACTTCCTGTTTGGACTGATGATTGCGCTGGCGCTGACCGTCCGCCAGCCGTTCTGCCGTATCTGCCCCATGCTGGCGCTCCATGCAGTGTTCAGAAAACTGGGACTGCTGCGGCTGGTCAAGCAGGCATCGCCACGCTGCGAGAAGTGCGGGCTCTGCGCCAAGGCGTGCCCGATGGATATCCGGGAGATTCACACCGAGATGGTGAAGAGCGATGTCACCTTCGAGGACTGTACCCTGTGTGGCCGTTGCGTGGAGTTCTGTCCCGATAAGGGTGTGCTGCAGCTGAAATACGCCATGTTCCCGCTATTCAGGGCCGATCCTCAATACTTCAAGGTTCGTAAAAAGGCCCAGACCCAGTGGGAGAAAAACACGCTGCGGTTGCTCTGGTCGAAAATGAAACCGGGAGGAGTCCGTGACTCATGA
- a CDS encoding TonB-dependent receptor, translating to MPTIKHSSMLFSTLTTSLLIFNNGLLAADGEYAESIQASDETVDTISVTASRIARGTKEVPAAISVIDAKRIDAEQMQNIKDAIRGTPGVLIESKSGGYDSRLIIRGAGQKANYGVREIMVIRDGVPMTDPDSFSRFDFIDTQDIERIEITKGPGSLYGSGSSGGTIQIISKSVFDVDGNRVKLGIGNEGQENLHFRYSQDINDSNSVLLTGSHRASDNSWRDWNRFDTQQLSLKHGLMLDSGATLETELSYSQADLQLPAKLTDSEFQTYRNSGEQHNTSSQWQNSGRYSTIWFFNSRYEQEFGNLTFKPRFYFNRWDHFHPVTGAINDNPGTNVFGTDLEFAYNHNLMGESTLVGGVTARLDKTENSKKYQYADVDTVWVDPDGPFGPSGFVNQIVRTNSDRKGALLSTEDASNSLFGLFLQETVRPTDRLTIDAGFRYDRMNFDIDQTEYGEYSWSTGSYDMFGAPVFTNTDTSFDLFSPKLGATYALNNIYSVYGMVAQSGQVPSESEIQSNPNLDAATARNIEVGLKARAKEWNLDLSFYRTTVTDEIVSVLQGGTTEFQNAGETLKNGFELSGNLALGKHLWLGVSYAYSDYQFEDFKEVVGYGSSKTVVDRSGNQTPFVPRHQYSLSLDYNHPSGFMARIQADTWGEYYMDNANTEKYDGYSFLTSLMLGYETGPHKVSLNVDNLFDKRYATEVTKDTQGDKSYSAGSPRTAMLNYTYSF from the coding sequence ATGCCTACCATCAAACATAGCAGTATGCTGTTTTCAACGCTCACCACTTCCCTGCTCATATTCAACAACGGTCTGTTGGCCGCCGATGGCGAATACGCTGAATCGATACAGGCCTCCGATGAGACGGTGGATACCATCAGTGTCACCGCTTCCCGGATCGCTCGCGGTACCAAGGAGGTACCTGCCGCCATCAGTGTGATCGATGCCAAGCGCATTGACGCCGAACAGATGCAGAATATCAAGGATGCGATCCGGGGTACTCCGGGTGTGTTGATCGAATCCAAAAGCGGCGGTTATGACTCACGTCTGATTATTCGGGGTGCCGGACAGAAAGCCAATTACGGGGTGCGTGAGATCATGGTGATACGGGATGGCGTACCCATGACCGATCCCGACAGCTTCTCCCGGTTTGATTTTATCGATACCCAGGATATCGAACGTATTGAAATTACCAAGGGACCCGGTTCGCTGTACGGCAGTGGCTCCTCCGGTGGCACCATTCAGATTATCTCCAAGTCGGTATTTGATGTGGATGGTAACCGGGTCAAACTCGGTATCGGCAACGAGGGGCAGGAGAACCTCCATTTCCGTTACAGCCAGGATATCAACGACAGTAACAGTGTCTTACTGACCGGTTCCCATCGCGCATCTGACAACAGCTGGCGTGACTGGAATAGGTTTGATACCCAGCAGCTGAGCCTGAAGCATGGCCTGATGCTGGACAGCGGCGCCACGCTTGAGACTGAGTTGAGCTACTCCCAGGCGGACTTGCAGTTACCCGCCAAACTGACCGACAGTGAATTCCAGACCTACCGGAATAGCGGTGAACAACACAACACCAGCAGCCAGTGGCAAAACAGTGGGCGTTACTCCACCATCTGGTTCTTTAATAGCCGTTATGAACAGGAGTTCGGCAACCTGACGTTCAAGCCAAGGTTCTATTTCAACCGCTGGGATCATTTTCATCCGGTGACCGGGGCGATCAACGACAATCCCGGTACCAATGTGTTCGGTACCGACCTGGAGTTTGCCTACAACCACAACCTGATGGGTGAAAGTACCCTGGTGGGCGGCGTGACGGCGCGACTGGACAAGACTGAGAATTCCAAGAAGTATCAGTACGCCGATGTCGACACGGTATGGGTTGATCCAGACGGACCCTTTGGACCGAGCGGCTTTGTTAACCAAATCGTACGTACCAACTCCGATCGGAAGGGTGCACTGCTGTCCACCGAGGACGCATCAAACAGCCTGTTCGGGCTGTTCCTGCAGGAGACCGTGCGGCCGACTGATCGGTTGACTATCGATGCCGGTTTCCGCTACGACCGGATGAATTTCGATATCGACCAGACCGAGTACGGCGAATACAGCTGGTCGACCGGGAGTTACGATATGTTTGGTGCGCCGGTATTCACCAACACCGATACCTCCTTTGATCTCTTCTCGCCCAAGCTGGGTGCCACCTATGCGCTGAACAATATCTACAGCGTCTACGGCATGGTGGCCCAATCCGGCCAGGTGCCGTCCGAGTCGGAGATCCAGAGCAACCCCAACCTGGATGCGGCCACCGCGCGGAATATCGAGGTGGGCCTGAAGGCGCGGGCCAAGGAGTGGAATCTGGATCTGTCGTTCTACAGAACCACGGTTACTGACGAGATCGTCTCGGTACTCCAGGGTGGTACGACCGAGTTTCAGAATGCCGGCGAGACGCTGAAGAATGGATTTGAACTGAGCGGTAATCTGGCTCTCGGCAAGCACCTCTGGCTTGGTGTGAGTTACGCCTACAGCGACTACCAGTTTGAGGATTTCAAAGAGGTGGTCGGTTACGGGTCCTCCAAGACTGTCGTGGATCGGTCAGGCAATCAGACTCCCTTTGTGCCCCGGCATCAGTACAGCCTGAGTCTCGACTACAACCATCCGTCCGGTTTCATGGCCCGCATCCAGGCGGATACCTGGGGTGAGTATTACATGGACAATGCCAACACCGAAAAATATGACGGTTACAGCTTCCTTACCAGCCTGATGCTGGGTTACGAGACGGGTCCCCATAAAGTCTCATTGAACGTGGATAACCTGTTCGATAAGCGCTATGCCACCGAAGTTACAAAAGACACTCAGGGCGACAAGTCTTACAGTGCGGGTTCGCCCCGTACCGCCATGCTGAACTACACCTACAGCTTTTAA